Sequence from the Piscinibacter sp. HJYY11 genome:
GCTGTCCAGGAACTCGTTGCCCTGGTCCAGGCCGTGCAGGTAGGAGGGCAGGGAGGTGTAGTTCTCCATCTCGACTTCCACGTAGCCGGGGCCCATCAGGTAGGCCTCCTTGAAGCGGATCGAGAAGTTGCCGGTGAATCCCCACAGCGGGTACTTCAGCGGCTCCGACAGGTCGCCCGGGCGGCCCTGCCGGCCGCCGCCCGTGCGCCCCTGCACGAAGAAGTAGCCTTTGCTGGGCACCCATTCGCACGCCACCTCGTTGATGCGGTACTTGCCGAGGGGGCGCCCTGCGGCGAGCCAGTCGCGGTAGATCTGGACGGCTTCGACGAAGGCCGGCGTGTCGCGCATGTGCTTGGTTTCGCTGTCTTCCGGGCCGAACTGGAGCTCGCCCTTGGGGTAGCCCGGCACCCACGAGGGCGAGCCGATCACCCACCACGCGAGCATCGCGGCAGAGTCGAACGCCTGGCTCCACCAGTCCCGGAAACCCTCGAGCGTGTCCCAGGGCTCGGAGGGCTCAGCTGCGCGCCATTCCATGCCTCCACCCGCGGGCGGGGAGCATTCGCTCAGGCAGTTCGTGCCGCCATCGATGAGAGGCTGGTTGTTGTCGAGGCCCAGAGGGCCCGGGAGGCTGCCGTTTGCCATGGTCGGATCTTGCAGTGGAGGGGCTTACGGCAGCTGAGCTGCCACCAGCCAGCCGCTCACCGGCTGGCCACCTTCGATGCGGAGCGTCTCTTCGCGGATGGCCAGCTCGCCCAGCCCCGCCTGCGCCAGCAGGCGCCGCAGGTAACCGCGGTGGTGGGCGTAGCGGCCGTGCGGCTGCAGCTTGTACGACTCGCCGCTGTCGGACTTCCACGCTTCGACGGTGAAGACGAAGCGGCCGCCCGGGCGCAGTGCGGCTGCGGCCGCCGTCATCGCGGGCTGCAGCTCGCCGAAGTAGCACAGCGTGTCGGCGCAGACCAGCACGTCGAAGTGGCGCGGCTTGTCGTTCAAGTGGGCCACCAGCTCGGCGTGGTCGAGCCGGTCGTAGACACGGCGGCGTGTGGCCTGGGCCAGCATGCCTTGCGAGAGGTCGCAGCCGCTCAGCTCACGCGCCCACTCCCGCACCAGCGGCCCGCACAGGCCCGTGCCGCAGCCGAGGTCGAGGATGTCGTACTGGCGCGAGGGCGGTGCGAGCAGCGACTGGAGCAGTTCGCTCACAAGCTGCGGGGCGCGGTAGTCGAGTGCGGCGAGGTTGGCATCGAAGGTGGCGGCAAACGCGTCGAAGGTCTTCTCGACATACGCATCGCTCGCCCGCTCGGGCACCGTGCCGCCCACGCAGGCGGCCAAGTGGTGGCGCACGACGGGGTTGTCGGGTTCGATCTCGAGCCAGGCACGGTAGAGCCGGGCTGCGTCGTCCAGCCGCCCGCGGTGGACCAGCGCCCTGGGCATGGCATTGCGGGCCTGCAGTTGCTTGGGTGCGAGCGCCACGCCGCGGCTGTGGGCGGCGAGGGCTTCGTCGATGTGACCCTGCTCCACGAGCGCGAGCGACAGCGTGTACCAGGCCAGTGCGAAATCGGGCTTCACCTTCACGGCCCGGCGGCACAGCGCCTCGGCCTCGGCATGCTGGCGGCGCCTGCGCAGGAGCGTGGCGAGGTTCGTGAGCGCGTCGACCTGGTCGGGCTGGAAGGCCAGGCAATCGCGGTAAGCCTTCTCGGCCTCGTCATAGCGCTGGCTTTCGACCAGCACGTTGCCCAGGTTGTTGAGCGGCCCCGGGTCGCCGGGCAGCCGCACGATGGCCTGGCGGATCAGGCTCACCGCCTGCTCGCTGCGCCCGCGGATGTGCTCCAGCACACCGAGGAAGTGCAAGGCATCGGGATAGCCGGGCCAGCGCTGCAGGATGGACACCAGCAGCGGCTCGGCCTCGTCGAGCTGGCCGCCGCGCAGGAGCGTGACGGCGCGCTGCAGCAGCTGGCGCTGCGGCAGCTCCTTGTCCTTGCCCTTCCCGGGTCTAGTCGAAGGCATAGGCGAAATCGCCGTCGGCGACGGTGAGTTCCACCTTCGCCAAGGGCTTGCCCGATGCGAGCCGCGTCAGGTACTCGTGGCTGATGCGCGGCAACACGGTGTTGGTGAGCAGCGCGTCGATCACGCGGCCGCCGCTTTCCACTTCGTTGCAGCGGCTCACCACCAGCTTCACCACCTCGTCGTTGAAGGTGAAGGGCACGTCGTGGTTCGCCTCCACGCGCTTCTTGATGCGGTTGAGCTGCAGCTTGACGATGCGGCCCATCATGTCTTCGCTCAACGGGTAGTACGGGATGGTCACGATGCGGCCCAGCAGCGCCGCTGGGAACACCTTGAGCAGCGGCTCGCGCAGCGCCTTGGCGATGGCGTCGGGCCCGGGCATCAGCTCCGGGTCCTTGCACAGGTTCATGATCAGGTCGCTGCCGGCGTTGCTGGTGAGCAGGATGATCGTGTTCTTGAAGTCGATCAGGCGGCCTTCGCCGTCTTCCATCCAGCCCTTGTCGAAGACCTGGAAGAAGAGCTCGTGCACGTCGGGGTGGGCCTTTTCCACCTCGTCGAGCAGCACCACGCTGTAGGGGCGGCGGCGCACGGCTTCGGTGAGCACGCCGCCTTCGCCGTAGCCCACGTAACCGGGGGGCGAGCCCTTGAGCGTGGAGACGGTGTGCGCCTCCTGGTACTCGCTCATGTTGATGGTGATGACGTTCTGCTCGCCGCCGTAGAGCGCTTCCGCCAGCGCGAGCGCAGTCTCGGTCTTGCCGACGCCGGAGGTGCCGGCCAGCATGAAGACGCCGATCGGCTTGCTCGGGTTGTCGAGCATCGCGCGCGAGGTCTGGATGCGCTTGGCGATCATCTCCATCGCGTGGTCCTGCCCGATCACGCGCTCGCCCAGCGACTTGGCCAGGTTGAGGATGGTCTCGATCTCGTTGGCGGCCATGCGGCCGACGGGGATGCCGGTCCAGTCGCCGACGACGCTGGCGACCGCCTGGTAGTCGACGGTCGGCAGGATCAGCGGGCTCTCGCCTTGAAGCGCAGTGAGTTCGTCCTGCACCTTCTTCAGCTCGGCGAGCGTGCTGCTGCGCTCGGCATCCGACAGCTTGGCCACGTCAGGCGCGGCGGCTTCGGCGCTCTTCTCGAGCTTGCTGCCGGTGCCTTCCACCGGCTCCAGGCCACCACGCAGCTTGGCGCGCAGGTCGAGCAGCTTGTCGACGAGCGACTTCTCGGCCTGCCAGCGGCTCTGCAGCTTGTCGAGGCGGGCACGCTCTGCCGTGAGTGAGGCTTCGACTTCGGCCGAGCGCTTGGCGGTGTCGATGCCGATGGCGTTTTCGCGGGCGATGATGCCGCGCTCGGTTTCCAGCGCTTCGATGCGCTTGGAGCAGTCATCGACCTCGGCCGGCGTGGCGTGCAGGCTCACGGCCACGCGCGCACAGGCCGTGTCGAGCAGGCTCACCGACTTGTCGGGCAGCTGCCGTGCGGGGATGTAGCGGTGCGAGAGCTTCACCGCCGCTTCGAGCGCCTCGTCGAGGATCTGTACCTTGTGGTGCTTCTCCATCGTGGAGGCCACGCCGCGCATCATCAGGATGGCGCGCGGCTCGTCGGGCTCGTCGACCGTCACACTCTGGAAGCGGCGGGTCAGCGCCGGGTCTTTCTCGATGTGCTTCTTGTACTCGGCGAAGGTGGTCGCGCCGATGGTGCGCAGCTGGCCGCGGGCGAGCGCGGGCTTGAGCAGGTTGGCCGCATCGCCGGTGCCCGCGGCGCCGCCTGCACCCACGAGCGTGTGGGTCTCGTCGATGAACAGGATGATGGGCTTGGGGCTCGCCTGCACCTCGTCGATCACCGACCGCAGGCGCTGCTCGAACTCGCCCTTCATCGACGCGCCGGCCTGCAAGAGGCCGACGTCGAGCGCGCGCAGCTCCACTTCCTTGAGCGTGGGCGGCACGTCGCCGCGCGCGATGCGCTGCGCGAAGCCTTCGACCACCGCCGTCTTGCCCACGCCAGCCTCGCCGATGAGGATGGGGTTGTTCTGCCGGCGGCGCATCAGGATGTCGACCACCTGGCGGATCTCGTCGTCGCGGCCGACGATCGGGTCCATCTTGCCGCTGCGGGCCTGCTCGGTGAGGTCGGTGGTGAACTGCTTGAGCGCTTCCTGCTTGCCCATCGCGGCGGGCGCGATGGCGCCGCTGGCTTCACCGGGCGCTGCGCCGCTTTCGCTGGCCGTCTGCTGGTCCTCCGGCGAGCCGCCCACGATCTTCAGGAAGTTCTCGGTCAGGTCGTCGGTCTGGATCTTCTCGAACTGCTTGCTGATCGACATCAGCACGTTGCGCAGGCTCTTGGTCTTGAGCAGGCCGATGATGAGGAAGCCGGTGCGCACGTGGGTGCCGCCGTACATCAGCGAGCCGTAGACCCAGCCGCGCTCCACCGCGTCTTCCACGAAGGTGGAGAGGTCGGTCACCGACGACGCGCCACGCGGCAGCCGGTCGAGCGAGTTCTGCAGGTCGGCCACGAGGTTCGACGCATCCATGCCGTAGTGCTTGGCGATGCGGTGGATGTCGCTGTCCTGGTTCTGCAGGATCTGGAACAGCCAGTGCTGCAGCTCCACGTACGGGTTGCCGCGCAGCTTGCAGAAGACGGTGGCGCCTTCGATCGCCTTGTAGGCCAGCGGGTTGAGTTTGCCGAAGAGGGCGGAGCGGCTGATTTCTGCCATGAGAGTCTCCCGTTCAGAGTGGTCGCGCAGCAAGGCGCGAGGGATGCAGATGGAGTTCCCCGCGGTCGGGGTGCGGTGTCTTGCGGCCGAGCCAGGTGGTGCGGCCGAGGCGTGCGAGCGGGCCACCGACCTCCGCCTTGGGCACCTCATGGCCTTTGAGCACGAGGCGCACGTCCCACAGCAGCTCGAAGCCCACGAGCTGGCGCATCCAGTCGCGCAGCTCGATCAGCGAGGGCTGGCCGGGCAGGAACTGCTGGTACTGCTCGAGCGTGAGCGGGCCGATGTGCAGGCGCAGCTTGTACTGGCGGTCCCACACCTTGGCGCCCGCCACGACCGACACGCCGAGCGGCGCACTGCGGCGCGCACCCGGGCGGCCGAGGCGGCTGCGGTCTTCGGTGCGCAGCGGCATCCAGTGGCCGACGTAGGGCTCCACGCGAATGGGCACGTCGAAATACTGGCGCAGCACCTTCGAGATGGCTTCAGGGTTGCGCGTGCTCCTCGCCAGGTGGCCGGCGCTGTGGCGCTTGGCGGCATCGGGCACGTTGTCGGCCCGGCGCATCGAGGCCGTTGCCTGGCCGAACAGCGCGCTCACCCATTTGGCGAACTGGTCGTCGTGCGGCCGGTCGGCCTGCACGGTGGGCTGGTTCTGCGCCCAGGCGCGGTAGAAGAGCAGCAGCGCGCGGTGATGGAAGATGTCGGCGAAGCGCGCGAAGGTCGGGTCGGCGTGGTTGCGAAGCCGGTCGCGGGCGTATTCGGTCAGGTGCAGCGGCAGCGGGCCCATCGGGCCGAAGAGGCCGAAGAAGCGTGCGCCGAGTCGAGGGCGCGTGCCCTCGGCCTTGAACGACATGATGGCGGCGGGCGCGAAGTCGAGCTCCGGGTCCTGGCCCAGGCGGATGGTTTCCGCACCGGGCCGCAAGGCCTTGCCGAGGCGGGGTGCATTCGGCGACAGCGATTCGATCTGCCGCAGCACCGCGAAGAAGTCGTGCGCCCAAGGCTGCGCCGCGAGCTGCTCGTAGAGACGGGCTCGGCGTTCGTGAAGCTCGCGGGCGTCGGCGGTCATCTCTCAGCGGGCCGAGCGCCGGGCCGCTCCCAAGCCGGCCCGCATCCCCTTGGGGGATCGGCCGGTGTATTCACCGGACGAGGGGTTGTCATCACAGCACTGCCTTTTCTCCGATGCGGGGTTTGGCGCGGAAGATCTCGCCGCGGGTTGCGGACCGCAACACCGTCTCGCAGAAGCTGTTGGTCGACGCATGGCGGGCGAAGAACTGCGACAGCACCTGGCCGAGCAGGAAGGCGCTGCTGCCCTGGAAGCCGAGTTCGTCGACGAGGGCCGTCACCTCCACGCCGCAGCCGAAGGTCAGCGGCCCGGGAAAGGGCAGTCGGCGCACCACCGATTTCGCTTCCACCCATTGCAGGCTTTCGACCTGCTTGGCCCACGCCACGTCCTGCTCGGGCCCATGCAGGGCCAGCAGGTTGCGCAGCGTGGCGGCGGCGCGCTTGGGGTCGTCGCCGGCGATGCTCAGGTAGTTGAGCGTGAGCAGGCTCACGAGCGACCAGCCCACGTCGCCGCGTGCCAGGCGCTGCACCGGGCGCGTGGGGCCACGCAGGGTCTCGATGCGGCCGGCGGGGCCGGCGGCGTCGAGCGTCCAGGTGGTGGCGTTGCCGGGCAGGAGCGTCGGCAGGTCGCGGTTGGTCACGAGGGCGGTGAGCGACAGCTGGCGGATGTCTTCGCGGTAGGGCGCGGCCTGCGGGTCGACCAGCGAGACGAAGACCTCCTGCCCCACGTAGGCCGAGCGCGGGCCGTCCTGCCGCTGGCGGGACGACAGCAGCCGCGGCTCGCGCCGCACGGTGAAGTAAGCGCCGTGGTTTCGAGACTCGTCGTGGTAGCTCGCGTACAGCGGCAGGAACTTCTGCTCCGCCACCTGGGCCGTGCCATAACCCGTCACCGACTCAAGCGTGTGCACCTCGTAGTCCATCGGCCGCGTGCGGTCGGGAACCACGTGGTGCTCCCAGCTGCCGGTGCCAGACGCTGCCATCTGGATGCGGTCGAGCCGTTTGCTGAAGAGGTTGACGGCGGGGGTACAAAAGAGCGCGAGGCTGCCGGCGTCCACCAGCGATTCAAGGGCGGCGTCCCCACGCGAAAACAGGAGCACGATCTCGGCTTCGGCGCCTTCGACGGGGTCGAGGCGGCGGGCCAGGTCTTGCACATCGAAGAACAGGAAGCGCTGCGGCATCGCCGCCAGCTCCTGCAGCAAACGGTGGCCGCTGAAGCCGCGCAGCGTCTCGGGCAGCAGGGCTTCGTCGTCGCTGAAGCCGAGCGGCTGCAAGGACTCGGCATCCGCAAAGCCCTGCATCGGCCTCTTGCGGTCGTTGGCGCCCGCGACCCAGGTGGCGACCGTGTTGCCCAGCACCAGCTCGTGCAGGCGAAAGGCCACCTCGTCGGGCGCCGAGATGAAGAGCGGCAGGTGGTCGAGCTTGAGCTGCCGGAAGCTCAGGCCGCCATGCAGCTTGAGCTTGATGCGCAGGCCGCCCTTGACCTGGCGCGCCACGGGCAGATGGGCCAGCGGCAGGTCGGGCGCGTGGGTGAAGTACTGCACCGAGGTGATCTCGATCGGCCACAGCGTCACGTCGTGCGCGGTGCGGAACTCGCAGCGCGTGTTCTGGCCGCGGGTCATCTCGGCGGTGAGCGCGCTGCCGCGCTTCAAGGTGAAGCCCTTGGTGAGGTTCGGGTCGAGCGGGTCGGGCCGCATGCGCGCCACCACCATCGACGGCACCGGCGACAGGAAGCCGGGGTACACCGTCTCCAGCAGGTGCTGGATCAGCTTGGGGTGCTCGGCGTCGAGCTTGAGCTGGATGCGTGCGGCGAGGAAGGCAAAGCCTTCGAGCAGGCGCTCGACGTACGGATCGGTGACTTCCAGCCCGTCGAGCGACAGGCGCGCGGCGATCTTCGGGAACTCCTGCGCAAACTCGGCGCCCACCTCGCGCAGGTGGGTCAGCTCGTCGTTGTAGTGGCGCAGGAGGTTCGGGTCCATCGCGGAGGTGTGCGGATCAGTGGAGTGGATTCTGTCGATCGGGTGTGGGCTGAACAGCTACTTTGGTCACACCCGCGGCGTCGGCTGCGCTCAGCGCGGCGCACGGCGGCTCACGGTGCCGCTCGCCATGTCGCGCACTTCCACCTGGCCGGCCTCGAGGTCGACCTGCGTGCGCAGCAGCAGCTCCAGCGGCACGGGCTGCGCCCACATGAAGCCCTGGATCTCGAACTCGATGACGTTGTGGGTGTCGAGCACGCTCGATGCGTCGAGCGCCTTCACCTGCAGCGAGTCTTCCATCACCCGCGGCTCGAAGCGCAGGATGGCCTGCTTGATGGCCCGCTCGAGCAGGCTCACGTCGACCTTGGAGGCGAGCTGGCCCGACATTGCGGGCAGGCCGAAGTTGAGCACCGACTCGGCGGCGGCCGGGTAGAGGCGGGCGAGCTCGGGGCCGAGCGGCTGCACCGAGTTGAGCAGCCACGACAGGTCTCGCAGCACCGCCTCGCGGATCTGCGTCTTGTTCATCACGCGGGCGTCTTCGGCCTCGACGTTCGACAGCGGCGCGGTGTCGGTGAGCCGGTCCAGCAGGACGGGCTGCAGACGGTCGCGGGTGTTGAAGCTCATGTGGCCGGCGTGAGCTTGATCTCGCGCACTTCCAGGAGGCCGAGCTCGGCGCTGCTGGTCGAGATGATGCGTTGGCCGAGGCCTGCGTACTGGTCGGTGCCTGCCGGCAGCCACTCGGTGGCCCGCGCCAGCTTGAACTTGCCGTCGGGTTGCTCGCGCGTGCCGGGGTAGCAGGTGGGGATCAGCGCCACCGATTCGCCGCCGTTGGCAAACGTCAGGTGCGCGGGGGCCCAGACCATGTCGCGCAAGTCCTCGGGCTCGTCCACGTTGAGGGCCGCGAGGGCATCGAAGGGCACCCAGGTGTAGCGACCGTTGAGCACCACCTCGAGCACCGGGCCGAGGCGCGAGTCGGCATCGGCGATCCAGTCGAAGGCTTCGCCGTTGATCGTGCCGGCCGTGGTGGGCGCAGCCTCGAAGGCTTGTGTGCGCAGCTGCTGCGCCTGCTCGGGCTGGCCTTGCGCATCGTGCGCCAGGGCCTGGATCAGCAGGGCGATCCACTCCGAAGGCTTGCCGAACACCACCGGCGTGGTCTTGCCGGCAAACACCGCGCCGCGCACCGCTTCGCACTTGATGGCCTCGCGGTAGGTGTTGACCATGGCGAGCGTGCCGGCGTCGAGCTGGCCGCACACGTCGAGCTGCGCCATCGCGCGCTCCCACTGGCCCAGCACCGCCAGCAGCTGGAACAGGAAGACGCGCAGCTTGGCGTCGCCCGGCTTGTCGCGCACCTGCTGCTGCAAGGCCTGCAGGGCGGCTTGGGGGTCGCCCGCGGCGACGAGTTCCTGGGCGGTGGCCATGTGGGTGGTCTCGTGTTGGTTGAGGACTCAGTTGTTGAGGATCTCGTCTTCGAAGGTCATCGAAGCGCCGCGACTGCCGGCCGACTTCTGCGGCCGGTACTCGACCGAGACCTTGTTGAACTGCAGCGTGACCGTCTCGATGGTGTTGCCGGCAGCGTCGGTGGAGTGGTCCACCGCGCTGATGCGGGCCTTCTGCAGGGTGATGAGGAAGTAGTCGATCTGCTCCGAGCCCGACTTGCGCATCGTGAGCTTGGCTTCCTTCACCTCGTCGTTGGTGGCCAGCGCCGCCATCAAGGCCGTGGTGGCGGCATCGATCTGCTTGTAGATCGTGAGGCCCTTGTAGGCGCGGCGGCTGGTGGCCTGCGTCGACCCGAGGGCCGAGGTCGCCGAGACACCCCAGTTCCACCCCTTGACGACGATCTCGTCCTCGTGGCCGGGGTTGGCGGCCTCGCCCTTGACCTTGCCGGCGCGCTTGGTCTGGACGCTCAGGAAGATGTCGCTCGACCCCGTCGAGGGGGAGCCGAACGCTGCTGGGTTCGCCATGGGTTGCTCCTGTGGAACTGGGGCGCTGGGGGTTACTTGCAGGAGACGATGCCGATGGCACCCTTCTTCAGCTCCGGGTAGCGCGTGTTCACGATGGTCGTGAGGATGGTGCCGAGGTGCGGGCCGATCGCGCGCACGAAGCCCACGTTGGGGTCGAACACGCTGCGGTGCGTGCCGCTGCAGATGATGGTGTGGCCATCACCGGGGCCGTTGATGTCGTGCATGCAGATCGCGCAGTTGCCGAGGTTCTTGGCAGCGTCGATCGCCTTGGCGGCGGTGTCGTACACCATCGCGTTGTGCGAGGTGCCGACACCGGCGCGCGACATCAGGTAGGCGAAGTAGTCGTAGTCGCACTTCACGTGCGCCGGTGCCGAGTCGCGGGCCTCGACCATGCCGAGGATGGCCTGCGCCGCGTCGTCGCGGTCGAGTTGCGCGATGTAGCGCGAGCTCGGGCCTTCCTTCATCCACTTGGTCATCATCCAGGCGCTCATCTCGTTGCAGACGCCGGATGCGTGGGGCGACTTGGTCGGAATGCCGCCGTGAAGCTTCTCGGCAATCCATTCGGACTGCTTGAAGGGCAGCCAGTCGGAGGTCAGCCCGCCCTGCTGCAGCGCGTGCAGGAACTGGACGTTGTCCGTTTGGGGAGTCAGCGTGAACATGAAAA
This genomic interval carries:
- a CDS encoding LysM peptidoglycan-binding domain-containing protein, with the protein product MEWRAAEPSEPWDTLEGFRDWWSQAFDSAAMLAWWVIGSPSWVPGYPKGELQFGPEDSETKHMRDTPAFVEAVQIYRDWLAAGRPLGKYRINEVACEWVPSKGYFFVQGRTGGGRQGRPGDLSEPLKYPLWGFTGNFSIRFKEAYLMGPGYVEVEMENYTSLPSYLHGLDQGNEFLDSLYTDTPGVPILTRSRQVYRFVTYIAPPPPVPVAAVSQVGTVHTVVAGDSLSLLAEKYYGDMSLWPVIYNANKGTIGPDFNLLAIGQALTIPDRAKLTDAEIQAARALSRQTLHTNPVPVAPLR
- a CDS encoding tetratricopeptide repeat protein, with the translated sequence MPSTRPGKGKDKELPQRQLLQRAVTLLRGGQLDEAEPLLVSILQRWPGYPDALHFLGVLEHIRGRSEQAVSLIRQAIVRLPGDPGPLNNLGNVLVESQRYDEAEKAYRDCLAFQPDQVDALTNLATLLRRRRQHAEAEALCRRAVKVKPDFALAWYTLSLALVEQGHIDEALAAHSRGVALAPKQLQARNAMPRALVHRGRLDDAARLYRAWLEIEPDNPVVRHHLAACVGGTVPERASDAYVEKTFDAFAATFDANLAALDYRAPQLVSELLQSLLAPPSRQYDILDLGCGTGLCGPLVREWARELSGCDLSQGMLAQATRRRVYDRLDHAELVAHLNDKPRHFDVLVCADTLCYFGELQPAMTAAAAALRPGGRFVFTVEAWKSDSGESYKLQPHGRYAHHRGYLRRLLAQAGLGELAIREETLRIEGGQPVSGWLVAAQLP
- the tssH gene encoding type VI secretion system ATPase TssH, which translates into the protein MAEISRSALFGKLNPLAYKAIEGATVFCKLRGNPYVELQHWLFQILQNQDSDIHRIAKHYGMDASNLVADLQNSLDRLPRGASSVTDLSTFVEDAVERGWVYGSLMYGGTHVRTGFLIIGLLKTKSLRNVLMSISKQFEKIQTDDLTENFLKIVGGSPEDQQTASESGAAPGEASGAIAPAAMGKQEALKQFTTDLTEQARSGKMDPIVGRDDEIRQVVDILMRRRQNNPILIGEAGVGKTAVVEGFAQRIARGDVPPTLKEVELRALDVGLLQAGASMKGEFEQRLRSVIDEVQASPKPIILFIDETHTLVGAGGAAGTGDAANLLKPALARGQLRTIGATTFAEYKKHIEKDPALTRRFQSVTVDEPDEPRAILMMRGVASTMEKHHKVQILDEALEAAVKLSHRYIPARQLPDKSVSLLDTACARVAVSLHATPAEVDDCSKRIEALETERGIIARENAIGIDTAKRSAEVEASLTAERARLDKLQSRWQAEKSLVDKLLDLRAKLRGGLEPVEGTGSKLEKSAEAAAPDVAKLSDAERSSTLAELKKVQDELTALQGESPLILPTVDYQAVASVVGDWTGIPVGRMAANEIETILNLAKSLGERVIGQDHAMEMIAKRIQTSRAMLDNPSKPIGVFMLAGTSGVGKTETALALAEALYGGEQNVITINMSEYQEAHTVSTLKGSPPGYVGYGEGGVLTEAVRRRPYSVVLLDEVEKAHPDVHELFFQVFDKGWMEDGEGRLIDFKNTIILLTSNAGSDLIMNLCKDPELMPGPDAIAKALREPLLKVFPAALLGRIVTIPYYPLSEDMMGRIVKLQLNRIKKRVEANHDVPFTFNDEVVKLVVSRCNEVESGGRVIDALLTNTVLPRISHEYLTRLASGKPLAKVELTVADGDFAYAFD
- the tssG gene encoding type VI secretion system baseplate subunit TssG, coding for MTADARELHERRARLYEQLAAQPWAHDFFAVLRQIESLSPNAPRLGKALRPGAETIRLGQDPELDFAPAAIMSFKAEGTRPRLGARFFGLFGPMGPLPLHLTEYARDRLRNHADPTFARFADIFHHRALLLFYRAWAQNQPTVQADRPHDDQFAKWVSALFGQATASMRRADNVPDAAKRHSAGHLARSTRNPEAISKVLRQYFDVPIRVEPYVGHWMPLRTEDRSRLGRPGARRSAPLGVSVVAGAKVWDRQYKLRLHIGPLTLEQYQQFLPGQPSLIELRDWMRQLVGFELLWDVRLVLKGHEVPKAEVGGPLARLGRTTWLGRKTPHPDRGELHLHPSRLAARPL
- the tssF gene encoding type VI secretion system baseplate subunit TssF, translating into MDPNLLRHYNDELTHLREVGAEFAQEFPKIAARLSLDGLEVTDPYVERLLEGFAFLAARIQLKLDAEHPKLIQHLLETVYPGFLSPVPSMVVARMRPDPLDPNLTKGFTLKRGSALTAEMTRGQNTRCEFRTAHDVTLWPIEITSVQYFTHAPDLPLAHLPVARQVKGGLRIKLKLHGGLSFRQLKLDHLPLFISAPDEVAFRLHELVLGNTVATWVAGANDRKRPMQGFADAESLQPLGFSDDEALLPETLRGFSGHRLLQELAAMPQRFLFFDVQDLARRLDPVEGAEAEIVLLFSRGDAALESLVDAGSLALFCTPAVNLFSKRLDRIQMAASGTGSWEHHVVPDRTRPMDYEVHTLESVTGYGTAQVAEQKFLPLYASYHDESRNHGAYFTVRREPRLLSSRQRQDGPRSAYVGQEVFVSLVDPQAAPYREDIRQLSLTALVTNRDLPTLLPGNATTWTLDAAGPAGRIETLRGPTRPVQRLARGDVGWSLVSLLTLNYLSIAGDDPKRAAATLRNLLALHGPEQDVAWAKQVESLQWVEAKSVVRRLPFPGPLTFGCGVEVTALVDELGFQGSSAFLLGQVLSQFFARHASTNSFCETVLRSATRGEIFRAKPRIGEKAVL
- the tssE gene encoding type VI secretion system baseplate subunit TssE, producing MSFNTRDRLQPVLLDRLTDTAPLSNVEAEDARVMNKTQIREAVLRDLSWLLNSVQPLGPELARLYPAAAESVLNFGLPAMSGQLASKVDVSLLERAIKQAILRFEPRVMEDSLQVKALDASSVLDTHNVIEFEIQGFMWAQPVPLELLLRTQVDLEAGQVEVRDMASGTVSRRAPR
- a CDS encoding type VI secretion system accessory protein TagJ, whose translation is MATAQELVAAGDPQAALQALQQQVRDKPGDAKLRVFLFQLLAVLGQWERAMAQLDVCGQLDAGTLAMVNTYREAIKCEAVRGAVFAGKTTPVVFGKPSEWIALLIQALAHDAQGQPEQAQQLRTQAFEAAPTTAGTINGEAFDWIADADSRLGPVLEVVLNGRYTWVPFDALAALNVDEPEDLRDMVWAPAHLTFANGGESVALIPTCYPGTREQPDGKFKLARATEWLPAGTDQYAGLGQRIISTSSAELGLLEVREIKLTPAT
- a CDS encoding type VI secretion system tube protein Hcp translates to MANPAAFGSPSTGSSDIFLSVQTKRAGKVKGEAANPGHEDEIVVKGWNWGVSATSALGSTQATSRRAYKGLTIYKQIDAATTALMAALATNDEVKEAKLTMRKSGSEQIDYFLITLQKARISAVDHSTDAAGNTIETVTLQFNKVSVEYRPQKSAGSRGASMTFEDEILNN